A window from Thermoanaerobaculales bacterium encodes these proteins:
- a CDS encoding oligopeptide transporter, OPT family translates to METKPDTGKVLPANAFRELAPGETYAPVVPPNDPRPEISVRSVTLGVVMVVVFTFAAAYIGLKTGNVIETSIPIAILAVFIGTLFSRRSSLLENVIVQSIGQAAGVVVAGAIFTIPALYILDLKPSFVQIFLSCLVGGYLGVVLLIPLRRYFVKDLHGQLPFPEGTAIANVLATGERSKGSAGKVLLMAFGIGFIYDLIVEFLHLWNHHLNSRVLFGSVGERLADLRFEARLNATAVYFGLGYIIGVRYAGIIAAGSVLSMLVLVPLVYFAGHGLAVPLTPPAVASLVADMNAGQIFAAYVRPMGIGCIAVAGIIGILKMGKIIVSSLSLGFKGLAGGAAGEAIRTDRDMQPRHTFLIQAGAVVGMFLLFWFLSGQVTTALVGTVITFLLAFLFTPVAARAIAIVGVNPVSGMTMLTLIIACLALVATGLSGDALGMSVALVIGCAVCTALSTSGAFITDLKVGYWLGASPYQQQRWKFLGILVASLCVGAVIWVLATSYGFMIKVATGQLVVNPDLPAPQGNLMATIVSSVMGGEQQALILFVLGGIVAVMLEMARVPALAFGLGMYLPIEINMAVFFGAAAGHFISRSGRTEEEREARKEQGTLIASGLMAGAAIVGTIGAILLLPQLLAPMQYIDVLHASEQGAGAFASWYQGIGGQLVSVVGLFGLVALCYLLARKGARWQMEE, encoded by the coding sequence ATGGAAACCAAGCCCGACACCGGGAAGGTCCTGCCAGCCAATGCTTTCCGCGAGCTCGCGCCGGGCGAGACCTACGCCCCGGTGGTGCCGCCGAACGATCCCCGGCCGGAGATTTCCGTTCGCTCCGTGACCCTCGGCGTGGTCATGGTCGTGGTGTTCACCTTCGCGGCCGCCTACATCGGGCTCAAGACCGGCAACGTGATCGAGACCTCGATCCCGATCGCGATCCTCGCGGTGTTCATCGGCACCCTGTTCAGCCGCCGCAGCTCCCTGCTCGAGAACGTCATCGTCCAGTCGATCGGCCAGGCGGCCGGGGTCGTGGTGGCGGGGGCCATCTTCACGATCCCGGCGCTCTACATCCTCGACCTGAAGCCGTCGTTCGTGCAGATCTTCCTGTCGTGCCTGGTCGGCGGCTACCTGGGAGTGGTCCTGCTGATCCCGCTGCGCCGGTACTTCGTGAAGGACCTCCACGGCCAGCTGCCGTTCCCGGAGGGCACCGCCATCGCCAACGTGCTCGCCACCGGCGAGCGGTCGAAGGGCTCAGCCGGCAAGGTCCTGCTGATGGCGTTCGGCATCGGCTTCATCTACGACCTGATCGTCGAGTTCCTCCACCTCTGGAACCACCACCTCAACTCCCGGGTGCTGTTCGGGTCGGTCGGGGAGCGGCTCGCTGACCTCCGGTTCGAGGCGCGCCTCAACGCCACCGCCGTCTACTTCGGCCTCGGCTACATCATCGGCGTCCGCTATGCCGGCATCATCGCCGCCGGCTCGGTGCTCTCGATGCTGGTGCTGGTGCCGCTGGTCTACTTCGCCGGCCATGGCCTGGCCGTTCCGCTGACGCCGCCTGCCGTCGCGTCGCTGGTCGCCGACATGAACGCCGGCCAGATCTTCGCAGCCTATGTCCGGCCCATGGGCATCGGCTGCATCGCGGTCGCCGGGATCATCGGCATCCTCAAGATGGGGAAGATCATCGTGTCGTCGCTGTCGCTCGGCTTCAAGGGGCTGGCCGGCGGCGCCGCCGGCGAGGCGATCCGCACCGACCGCGACATGCAGCCGCGACACACCTTCCTCATCCAGGCCGGCGCGGTGGTCGGCATGTTCCTGCTGTTCTGGTTCCTGAGCGGCCAGGTCACGACCGCCCTGGTCGGCACGGTCATCACCTTCCTGCTCGCCTTCCTGTTCACGCCGGTGGCGGCGCGCGCGATCGCCATCGTCGGCGTCAACCCGGTGTCCGGGATGACCATGCTGACCCTCATCATCGCCTGCCTGGCGCTGGTCGCGACCGGGCTGAGCGGCGACGCCCTCGGCATGTCGGTGGCCCTGGTCATCGGCTGCGCCGTCTGCACCGCCCTGTCGACCTCTGGCGCCTTCATCACCGACCTCAAGGTCGGGTACTGGCTCGGTGCCAGCCCATACCAGCAGCAGCGTTGGAAGTTCCTCGGCATTCTGGTGGCGTCGCTGTGCGTGGGCGCCGTGATCTGGGTGCTCGCAACCTCCTACGGCTTCATGATCAAGGTCGCGACCGGCCAGCTGGTGGTCAATCCAGACCTGCCGGCGCCGCAGGGCAACCTGATGGCCACCATCGTCTCCAGCGTCATGGGCGGCGAGCAGCAGGCGCTGATCCTGTTCGTGCTCGGCGGGATCGTGGCCGTGATGCTGGAGATGGCGAGGGTGCCCGCGCTCGCCTTCGGCCTCGGCATGTACCTGCCGATCGAGATCAACATGGCGGTCTTCTTCGGCGCGGCGGCCGGCCACTTCATCAGCCGCTCCGGCCGGACCGAGGAGGAGCGTGAGGCCCGCAAGGAGCAGGGCACGCTGATCGCCTCGGGTCTGATGGCGGGAGCGGCGATCGTCGGCACGATCGGCGCCATCCTGCTGCTGCCCCAGCTGCTCGCGCCGATGCAGTACATCGACGTGCTCCACGCCTCCGAGCAGGGCGCCGGCGCCTTCGCCTCCTGGTACCAGGGGATCGGCGGCCAGCTGGTGAGCGTGGTCGGCCTGTTCGGGCTGGTCGCGCTCTGCTACCTGCTCGCCCGCAAGGGCGCGCGGTGGCAGATGGAGGAGTAG